The following proteins are co-located in the Nitrospirota bacterium genome:
- the ispE gene encoding 4-(cytidine 5'-diphospho)-2-C-methyl-D-erythritol kinase: MAVINSQLNPSEITVCAPAKINLILRILDRRPDGFHNLWSIMQTVALEDEVQIRLCPGRQGIYLSCDAGQLAADQSNLVFRAAAAVVERAQSSIGLEIELRKRIPMGAGLGGGSSDAAATILGLNRLLRLGWSSLEMADVGQSLGSDVPFFLFAPSSFVAGRGETVRPVVVEEPRWIVLANPGFGVNTKWAYQELAASRTGVRPLSPAQCELDRQSRVSWAQLIAAAENDFEAPVFAAHGRLREIKQVLQTQGAEIALLSGSGATVFGVFTNETVARLAQSKLASDPLMTVFVVPTCSGALLVQEELSR; the protein is encoded by the coding sequence GTGGCCGTGATTAATTCGCAGTTGAATCCCTCCGAGATCACCGTGTGTGCTCCGGCCAAAATCAATCTCATTCTCCGTATCCTCGACCGCCGTCCAGACGGGTTCCACAATCTCTGGTCGATTATGCAGACGGTCGCGCTGGAAGATGAGGTGCAGATCAGGCTCTGTCCCGGACGGCAGGGCATCTACCTGAGCTGTGATGCCGGTCAGTTGGCTGCTGACCAAAGTAACCTCGTGTTTCGCGCAGCCGCTGCGGTGGTGGAGAGAGCCCAGTCGTCGATCGGTCTCGAGATTGAACTTCGAAAACGCATTCCGATGGGGGCGGGCCTGGGTGGAGGGAGCAGCGATGCCGCAGCGACCATCTTAGGACTGAACCGTTTGTTACGGCTTGGATGGTCTTCGCTGGAGATGGCCGATGTCGGGCAATCGCTGGGGAGCGATGTCCCGTTCTTTCTGTTCGCTCCTTCATCATTCGTGGCAGGTCGGGGAGAAACCGTTCGGCCCGTCGTTGTTGAGGAGCCGCGCTGGATTGTGCTTGCGAATCCAGGGTTTGGGGTCAATACCAAGTGGGCGTATCAAGAGCTAGCTGCAAGTAGGACGGGTGTGAGGCCGCTGTCACCAGCGCAGTGCGAACTCGACCGGCAATCGCGGGTGAGTTGGGCTCAACTCATTGCCGCGGCAGAGAATGATTTCGAGGCGCCGGTTTTTGCCGCCCATGGGCGGCTCCGGGAGATCAAGCAGGTTTTGCAGACTCAAGGAGCTGAAATTGCGCTGCTATCCGGAAGCGGGGCAACGGTGTTCGGGGTCTTCACCAATGAGACGGTCGCGCGCCTGGCCCAGTCTAAGTTGGCCAGTGACCCGTTGATGACGGTATTCGTTGTCCCTACCTGTTCCGGCGCGCTTCTCGTGCAAGAAGAACTCTCGCGATAG
- a CDS encoding ribose-phosphate pyrophosphokinase — translation MSRELKIFSGNANPALAHEICAYLGTKLGEATVASFSDGEIRVRIEENVRGADVFVVQSSCQPVNDSLMELLIIIDALKRSSADRITAVIPYFGYARQDRKDQPRVPISAKLVADLITTAGTDRVLTMDLHAGQIQGFFNIPVDHLYALPVLLDYITKQKVDDLVVVSPDAGGVERARAFAKRLQANLAIIDKRREGPNQTQIMNIIGDVAGRSALLLDDMIDTAGTIVKGAQACLDKGAREVWTACTHAVLTGPALDRIQQSCLRQVIVTNSIPLRGKEQICPKLHQLSVAPLLGEAIRRIHEDESVSSLFA, via the coding sequence ATGAGCAGAGAGCTAAAGATATTCTCTGGTAATGCAAATCCGGCCCTGGCCCATGAGATTTGTGCCTACCTTGGGACAAAACTTGGCGAGGCCACGGTGGCGTCATTCAGTGACGGCGAGATTCGCGTCAGGATCGAGGAGAACGTTCGCGGCGCAGATGTGTTCGTCGTGCAATCCAGCTGTCAGCCGGTCAACGACTCCCTGATGGAGCTGTTGATTATTATTGATGCGCTCAAACGGTCCTCTGCGGATAGGATCACAGCAGTCATTCCGTATTTCGGCTATGCCCGTCAAGATCGTAAGGATCAGCCACGTGTGCCGATTTCAGCAAAACTCGTGGCCGACCTTATCACCACCGCCGGCACAGACCGTGTTCTCACGATGGACCTGCATGCGGGGCAGATTCAGGGATTCTTCAACATACCAGTGGACCATCTCTACGCGCTTCCCGTATTATTGGATTACATTACGAAACAAAAAGTAGACGATCTGGTCGTTGTGTCCCCCGATGCCGGCGGTGTCGAGCGGGCTCGCGCGTTTGCCAAGCGGCTTCAAGCAAACTTGGCGATCATCGATAAGCGGCGAGAGGGACCCAACCAGACGCAGATCATGAACATCATCGGTGACGTGGCGGGCAGGAGCGCGCTCTTGCTGGATGACATGATCGACACGGCGGGCACCATCGTCAAGGGGGCTCAAGCCTGTCTCGATAAAGGGGCGCGTGAAGTATGGACGGCTTGTACCCATGCGGTCCTCACCGGGCCGGCGTTGGACCGGATTCAACAATCCTGCTTGAGGCAGGTGATCGTGACTAATTCGATTCCGTTACGGGGCAAAGAGCAGATCTGCCCGAAGTTGCATCAATTGTCGGTCGCACCACTGCTCGGTGAGGCGATCAGGCGTATCCATGAAGATGAGTCGGTGAGTTCATTGTTTGCCTAA
- a CDS encoding 50S ribosomal protein L25 yields the protein MKFELAVTVREKTGKGAARQLRREGKIPGVLYGQGECLLLTIEPDSLVKILKAQAGGTALVSLTLTGAKSAPKRTALLRDFQVDPVEGNVLHADLFEISMNKPIRVKVPLHLTGGVPAGVKEGGVLHHNMRELHIECLPAALPDFIEVDASGLNISQGLHLKDVAELEGIKFLDDPEHMVVSVAAPMTEAKLESLLASGVVGVEGGKEPEVAGKGKVEGAEGGEAGKAGAAADAKGGDKKGAAAPKAEKKEAEKKK from the coding sequence ATGAAATTCGAACTAGCAGTCACCGTGAGAGAGAAAACAGGAAAAGGTGCGGCGCGCCAGCTTCGGCGAGAGGGCAAGATCCCAGGCGTGCTATACGGGCAGGGCGAATGTCTGCTCTTGACGATTGAGCCTGATAGCTTGGTCAAAATTTTGAAGGCACAGGCAGGAGGGACCGCACTCGTGTCGCTGACGCTGACTGGTGCGAAGTCGGCTCCGAAACGGACCGCACTCTTGCGCGATTTCCAGGTCGATCCGGTCGAAGGAAATGTGTTGCATGCGGATTTGTTTGAAATCTCGATGAACAAGCCGATTCGTGTGAAAGTGCCTCTCCATTTGACCGGCGGAGTGCCTGCTGGTGTGAAGGAAGGCGGTGTTCTTCACCACAACATGCGTGAGTTGCACATCGAGTGTTTGCCGGCTGCGTTGCCAGATTTTATCGAAGTTGATGCGTCGGGGCTGAATATTTCCCAAGGCCTCCACTTGAAAGATGTCGCTGAGCTCGAAGGGATCAAATTTCTTGACGATCCTGAGCATATGGTTGTGAGTGTGGCGGCGCCGATGACGGAAGCCAAGCTGGAGTCGCTCCTTGCGAGCGGCGTAGTCGGAGTTGAGGGCGGGAAAGAGCCTGAAGTGGCAGGCAAAGGCAAGGTTGAAGGTGCTGAGGGCGGCGAAGCAGGGAAGGCCGGGGCGGCGGCTGATGCCAAGGGCGGCGATAAGAAGGGTGCTGCGGCACCAAAAGCTGAGAAGAAAGAAGCCGAAAAGAAGAAGTAA
- the pth gene encoding aminoacyl-tRNA hydrolase, with protein sequence MHLIVGLGNPGAAYAQTRHNIGMLAIERAAARWSIRLARRGIAQRGSGRLGSELLELAGTLDWMNITGPPLKGLLREYSLTAVDLILLHDDLDLEMGRLRIKQEGGHGGHNGIRSVIETLGTTQFIRIKIGIGRPVPRQDSADYVLQAFTREELEVLNPCLDRVVDALECLIHRGTAVAMNQFNIREKPAGDEGAPLS encoded by the coding sequence GTGCATCTCATCGTTGGGCTGGGCAACCCTGGTGCGGCCTATGCTCAGACTCGTCACAATATCGGAATGTTGGCCATCGAGCGGGCCGCCGCTCGATGGTCCATCCGTCTCGCTAGGCGCGGGATCGCGCAGCGAGGATCCGGGCGACTCGGGTCGGAACTCCTTGAACTTGCCGGCACGCTCGACTGGATGAACATCACCGGTCCTCCGCTCAAAGGCCTCCTCCGCGAGTATTCATTAACTGCTGTAGATCTGATCCTTCTCCACGACGACCTTGACCTTGAGATGGGGCGTCTCCGCATCAAGCAAGAGGGCGGTCACGGAGGACATAACGGCATCAGGTCGGTCATCGAGACGCTCGGCACGACTCAGTTTATACGAATAAAAATCGGAATCGGCCGTCCGGTACCGCGTCAGGATTCGGCGGATTATGTGCTGCAGGCGTTCACGAGAGAAGAACTCGAGGTGTTGAATCCCTGTCTCGATCGCGTCGTCGATGCATTGGAATGTTTGATCCACAGGGGGACAGCCGTGGCCATGAATCAGTTCAATATCCGCGAGAAGCCGGCAGGAGATGAAGGCGCGCCATTAAGCTGA
- the rpsF gene encoding 30S ribosomal protein S6, with product MELYESLFIIRTSLTDEETAALIEKMKAVAEKTGAQFIKSENWGKKKLAYEVKRERKGTYAYFYFRAPNITVGELERSYRLEDPILKFLTVHLKKELVPPRPLETSSEEFAGGRV from the coding sequence ATGGAGCTCTACGAGTCTCTGTTTATTATTCGTACGTCTCTTACCGACGAAGAGACCGCTGCCCTCATTGAGAAGATGAAGGCGGTGGCAGAGAAGACCGGTGCGCAGTTTATCAAGTCAGAAAACTGGGGCAAGAAGAAACTCGCGTACGAAGTGAAGCGTGAGCGCAAGGGCACCTACGCCTATTTTTACTTCAGGGCGCCCAACATCACGGTCGGTGAATTGGAACGGTCCTACCGGCTGGAAGACCCCATCCTCAAGTTCTTGACCGTCCATCTCAAAAAAGAACTCGTGCCACCACGGCCGCTTGAAACGTCATCGGAGGAGTTCGCCGGTGGCCGGGTTTAA
- a CDS encoding single-stranded DNA-binding protein, whose protein sequence is MAGFNKVILIGNLTRNPELRYTPNGTPVASLGLAVSRRYKQGEELKEEVCFVDIVVFGKQAEHCGQYLSKGSGVIVDGRLQQRRWETEDGQKRSKHEVVAQTVTFMPKRQDGGGGVEPPAHDDAGYEPDEHV, encoded by the coding sequence GTGGCCGGGTTTAATAAAGTCATTTTGATCGGGAATCTCACGCGGAATCCCGAGCTGCGGTATACGCCGAACGGGACGCCGGTGGCCAGCTTGGGGCTTGCGGTCAGTCGGCGGTACAAGCAGGGCGAAGAATTAAAAGAGGAAGTCTGCTTTGTCGACATTGTGGTCTTTGGCAAACAGGCGGAACATTGCGGGCAGTATCTCAGTAAGGGGAGTGGTGTCATCGTTGACGGGCGACTCCAGCAACGCCGATGGGAAACGGAAGACGGCCAAAAGCGCAGCAAGCACGAGGTCGTGGCCCAAACGGTGACGTTTATGCCGAAACGCCAGGATGGCGGCGGCGGGGTTGAGCCACCAGCGCATGATGATGCCGGCTATGAACCCGACGAGCACGTCTAA
- the rpsR gene encoding 30S ribosomal protein S18 — protein MEREQGGDRDGGGGGGRFFQRRRPCRFCIEKGAIDFKDVGLLRNFLTERGRIVPRRISGNCMRHQRELTAAVKRARHIALISFAEER, from the coding sequence ATGGAGCGTGAACAGGGCGGAGATCGGGACGGAGGCGGTGGCGGCGGACGGTTTTTTCAGCGTCGCCGGCCTTGTCGGTTTTGCATTGAAAAAGGCGCGATCGATTTCAAGGACGTCGGGCTATTGAGAAATTTCCTTACGGAGCGTGGGCGGATCGTTCCGCGGCGTATTTCCGGTAATTGTATGAGGCACCAACGCGAATTGACGGCTGCCGTCAAGCGGGCTCGGCATATCGCGCTGATCAGTTTTGCGGAAGAGCGATAA
- a CDS encoding DUF177 domain-containing protein, with protein sequence MNLLTPPLASITADGLSLVGEVTAEELGLTEDDAIARGPLAVSLDLTNVEGLVAVTGVLEGTILRECVRCLTQYEDPLAFSVRAAFIPEPKSPPRHPKRVDPRKAREEVVVAEEEEDLDDQYQYQGNFLELAPMLREHVILAAPMQPICSDDCLGLCARCGKSLNEGPCQCAAEPPIPTFRVVQGTKRKTGGSSAS encoded by the coding sequence ATGAATCTATTAACGCCGCCGCTGGCTAGCATTACAGCAGACGGGCTTTCGCTCGTCGGCGAGGTCACGGCTGAAGAACTCGGCCTGACCGAGGATGATGCCATCGCTCGTGGTCCGCTCGCGGTGAGTTTGGATCTAACCAACGTCGAGGGGCTCGTTGCGGTGACCGGTGTGCTTGAAGGTACGATCCTCCGCGAATGTGTGAGGTGTTTGACGCAGTACGAGGATCCTTTGGCTTTTTCGGTGAGGGCGGCTTTCATCCCTGAGCCGAAGTCTCCGCCGCGCCACCCGAAGCGAGTCGATCCTCGGAAGGCCCGCGAAGAGGTTGTGGTGGCTGAAGAAGAGGAAGACCTGGATGACCAGTATCAATATCAAGGCAATTTTTTAGAATTGGCTCCCATGTTGCGCGAACATGTCATCCTGGCCGCGCCGATGCAGCCAATCTGCAGCGACGACTGTTTGGGGCTTTGTGCACGATGTGGGAAAAGTTTGAATGAGGGGCCCTGTCAATGTGCCGCGGAGCCACCGATCCCGACCTTTCGGGTGGTTCAGGGCACGAAACGCAAGACCGGCGGATCGTCAGCATCCTAG
- the rpmF gene encoding 50S ribosomal protein L32 — protein sequence MPNPKHKHSRERRDTRRTQKLRMTPPGMSVCPQCHEIKLPHYTCLNCGTYKGKAVIQVEES from the coding sequence ATGCCAAATCCGAAACATAAACATTCACGGGAACGACGCGACACGCGGCGCACCCAAAAGTTGCGGATGACCCCGCCGGGCATGTCCGTCTGTCCGCAGTGCCATGAGATCAAGCTCCCGCATTACACCTGCTTGAATTGCGGAACCTACAAGGGTAAGGCAGTCATCCAAGTCGAAGAATCCTAG
- the plsX gene encoding phosphate acyltransferase PlsX, translating into MKIALDAMGGDHGPAPVIEGALQAAQECDVEILLVGDEAILTAECRRLGCTDSRLSIRHASQVVEMHESPATVARKKRNSSIWIATELVKSGEASAVVSPGNTGASMVASFFVLGLTKGVERPAIATCLPTLTGMAIMLDVGANVDCSAQHLAQFAIMGNEYGKHLFKKPNPRVGLLSIGEEDSKGNEVTKEAFKLLKASPLNFIGNVEGRDVYSGSADVVVCDGFIGNVALKISEGVADTIKKLLLKEISGSFFGRLAYPLIAKPLLNLKKKIDYAEFGGAPLLGVNGITVICHGRSSAKAIKNAIRLAKGLAESRVDALIQRDIEESLMQPKPIEETPA; encoded by the coding sequence ATGAAGATTGCGCTTGATGCCATGGGCGGCGACCATGGACCGGCCCCGGTTATTGAGGGAGCTCTCCAGGCGGCCCAAGAATGTGATGTCGAGATTCTGCTCGTCGGCGACGAGGCCATTCTCACTGCCGAATGTCGCCGTCTGGGCTGTACGGATTCACGTCTGTCTATTCGTCATGCGTCGCAAGTCGTAGAGATGCACGAATCGCCTGCAACCGTAGCCCGTAAGAAACGGAACTCCTCCATCTGGATCGCGACCGAGTTGGTCAAGAGCGGCGAGGCCAGTGCGGTGGTCAGTCCCGGGAATACCGGCGCCAGCATGGTCGCCTCGTTCTTTGTACTCGGGCTGACGAAGGGCGTCGAACGTCCGGCGATCGCAACCTGCCTGCCCACGCTGACTGGCATGGCTATTATGTTAGATGTCGGGGCCAATGTGGACTGTAGTGCCCAGCATTTGGCGCAATTCGCCATCATGGGGAATGAATACGGCAAGCATCTGTTCAAAAAGCCTAATCCACGCGTCGGGTTGTTGAGCATCGGGGAAGAGGACAGCAAGGGGAACGAAGTGACGAAGGAAGCGTTCAAGCTCCTCAAGGCCAGTCCGCTCAATTTCATCGGTAATGTCGAGGGCCGTGATGTCTATAGTGGGAGCGCTGACGTGGTGGTCTGTGATGGGTTTATCGGGAACGTCGCGTTGAAGATTTCAGAGGGCGTGGCCGATACGATCAAGAAATTGCTGCTCAAGGAAATATCCGGATCCTTTTTCGGCCGCTTAGCCTATCCGCTCATTGCCAAGCCGCTGTTGAATTTGAAGAAGAAAATCGACTATGCCGAATTCGGCGGGGCGCCGCTTCTGGGTGTTAACGGCATTACGGTGATTTGCCATGGCCGTTCGTCCGCTAAGGCGATCAAGAATGCCATCCGTCTGGCAAAGGGATTGGCCGAGAGTCGTGTCGATGCGCTGATTCAGCGCGATATTGAAGAGAGCCTCATGCAACCCAAGCCCATTGAGGAAACGCCGGCATGA
- a CDS encoding beta-ketoacyl-ACP synthase III, translating to MRARIAGTGSYVPAKVLTNVDLERMVATSDDWIVERTGIRERHVAGPDEACSDLAVKAAERALAAAGVRAADLDMILLATCTGDYPLPATACLIQHRLGATRAAACDLSAACCGFVYALSVADAYVKSGMRHVLIIGSEVMSAITDWTDRNTCILFGDGAGAAVISASENDCGILSTHLRSDGNLCDLIAVPGGGSRLPPSETVVAERMQYIKMKGNETFKVAVRTLEEVARETLAANNLQVEDLDLYVPHQANIRILKAVASRLGLPPEKVMLNLDRYGNTSAASIPIALDEAVRQGRIKEGSLVMLGAFGAGLTWASALVRW from the coding sequence ATGAGGGCCCGCATTGCAGGGACCGGATCGTACGTGCCGGCCAAGGTGCTGACCAATGTCGATCTCGAACGGATGGTGGCCACTTCAGACGACTGGATTGTCGAACGGACGGGCATTCGCGAGCGGCACGTGGCCGGTCCCGATGAGGCCTGCTCTGATCTGGCTGTGAAAGCGGCGGAGCGGGCGTTGGCCGCCGCGGGAGTGCGTGCGGCCGATCTCGATATGATCCTGTTGGCCACCTGCACGGGTGACTATCCCCTTCCTGCAACCGCCTGTCTGATTCAACATCGGCTTGGGGCTACGCGTGCGGCGGCCTGCGATCTGTCGGCCGCTTGTTGCGGCTTCGTCTATGCGTTATCGGTGGCGGATGCCTATGTGAAGTCCGGCATGCGCCATGTGTTGATCATCGGGTCGGAAGTGATGTCGGCCATTACCGACTGGACCGATCGCAATACCTGTATCCTGTTCGGCGATGGGGCTGGAGCGGCCGTCATCAGCGCCAGTGAGAACGACTGTGGGATTCTCTCCACGCATCTTCGTTCCGATGGCAATCTTTGCGATTTGATTGCCGTGCCGGGTGGCGGGTCACGCCTACCGCCGTCTGAAACGGTCGTGGCGGAACGGATGCAGTACATCAAGATGAAGGGGAACGAGACGTTTAAGGTGGCGGTTCGAACCTTGGAGGAAGTCGCGCGTGAGACCTTGGCCGCGAATAATCTCCAAGTGGAAGACCTCGACCTCTACGTTCCGCATCAGGCCAATATACGAATTCTGAAGGCCGTGGCCAGCCGTCTCGGGCTCCCGCCTGAAAAAGTGATGCTGAACCTCGATCGGTATGGAAATACCTCGGCCGCTTCGATTCCCATCGCCTTAGATGAAGCGGTGCGCCAGGGGCGAATCAAAGAGGGAAGTCTTGTGATGTTAGGGGCCTTCGGGGCTGGGCTCACCTGGGCATCGGCACTCGTTCGATGGTAG
- the fabD gene encoding ACP S-malonyltransferase has translation MTNLQSRRASSIGLVFPGQGSQSVGMGKALAEAYPDIRSLYDEASSVLGYDIAALCFEGPSERLNLTEYTQPALFVSSMAAFHVCKSLDLAPIAVAGHSLGEYSALVAAGGMTYREAVGIVQKRGRYMAEAVPPGTGLVAALLGLAADVVREVCREASVAGVVAAANFNSPGQVVIAGEKAAVERAIELAKAKGCKKAIPLPVSVPVHTPLMQGAADRLAGELAAIRWSDLKMPLINNAEARPITKAGDIQASLVRQLPSSVLWEDSVKAMAAMGVTTFVEVGPGTVLSGLIKRIVPDAVILNVNDPKSFEATRTAFSA, from the coding sequence ATGACGAATCTCCAATCAAGAAGAGCATCCAGTATCGGGTTGGTGTTCCCGGGGCAGGGGTCCCAGTCTGTCGGGATGGGGAAGGCGTTGGCCGAGGCCTATCCGGACATCAGGAGTCTCTACGATGAGGCTTCATCGGTCCTGGGATACGATATTGCCGCATTATGTTTTGAGGGGCCATCCGAACGATTGAATCTCACGGAATATACTCAGCCAGCGTTATTCGTGAGCAGCATGGCGGCATTTCATGTGTGTAAGTCGTTGGATCTCGCGCCGATCGCAGTGGCCGGACATAGCTTGGGTGAATACTCGGCTCTTGTCGCCGCCGGGGGAATGACCTATCGTGAAGCGGTGGGGATCGTGCAGAAGCGAGGTCGGTATATGGCCGAAGCCGTGCCGCCAGGGACAGGGCTCGTCGCTGCATTGCTCGGTCTCGCCGCAGACGTGGTGAGAGAGGTCTGTCGGGAAGCTTCCGTTGCCGGCGTCGTGGCTGCGGCGAATTTCAATTCGCCGGGTCAGGTGGTCATTGCCGGTGAAAAGGCCGCGGTGGAACGGGCGATTGAATTGGCAAAGGCCAAGGGCTGTAAGAAGGCGATACCCCTTCCCGTCAGTGTGCCGGTGCATACGCCGCTGATGCAGGGAGCGGCTGACCGGCTCGCTGGAGAGCTAGCGGCAATCAGATGGTCCGATCTGAAGATGCCATTGATCAATAATGCGGAAGCCAGGCCGATCACCAAAGCCGGTGATATTCAGGCCTCATTGGTACGACAACTTCCGTCATCAGTGCTCTGGGAAGATTCGGTGAAGGCGATGGCCGCGATGGGTGTGACGACGTTCGTCGAGGTTGGGCCTGGAACGGTGTTGAGCGGTTTGATTAAACGAATTGTGCCGGACGCGGTGATCCTGAACGTCAACGATCCGAAGTCGTTCGAGGCGACCCGTACGGCGTTCAGTGCATAA
- the fabG gene encoding 3-oxoacyl-[acyl-carrier-protein] reductase, with protein sequence MSLQGKVAIVTGAAQGIGRAIAEALAQAGADIVVADLDPSRSKDTVAAVEQLGRKALNVKVNVADGTDTKAMVDQVIKEWGKVDILVNNAGITRDGLLLRMKEEDWNLVLQVNLTGTFNCIKAVLLPMTKQRYGRIVNIASIVGVMGNVGQANYAASKAAVIGLTKTVAREYASRAVTVNAVAPGFIDTAMTQGLSTEVKDTLQKQIPLGRLGTPADIAAAVRFLVSDEAAYITGHVLHVNGGMLMP encoded by the coding sequence ATGTCACTTCAAGGTAAAGTTGCGATTGTTACAGGCGCGGCGCAAGGAATCGGCCGGGCGATCGCAGAAGCGTTGGCGCAAGCCGGGGCCGATATTGTGGTGGCCGACCTCGACCCGAGCCGGTCGAAAGATACGGTGGCGGCGGTGGAGCAGTTGGGGCGCAAGGCGCTGAACGTCAAAGTCAACGTGGCGGACGGCACCGACACCAAAGCCATGGTCGATCAGGTCATCAAGGAATGGGGGAAGGTCGACATTCTGGTCAATAATGCCGGGATCACGCGTGACGGCTTGTTGTTGAGGATGAAGGAAGAAGACTGGAACCTGGTGCTGCAAGTTAATTTGACCGGGACGTTCAATTGTATCAAGGCGGTCTTGCTCCCGATGACCAAGCAGCGGTATGGTCGTATCGTCAACATTGCGTCGATCGTCGGCGTGATGGGGAATGTGGGCCAGGCCAATTACGCGGCATCGAAGGCGGCGGTGATCGGGTTGACGAAGACGGTCGCGCGGGAATATGCGAGCCGCGCGGTGACGGTCAACGCTGTTGCGCCGGGCTTTATCGACACCGCTATGACGCAGGGATTATCGACCGAGGTGAAAGACACCCTCCAAAAGCAAATCCCGTTGGGACGATTGGGTACACCGGCCGATATTGCGGCGGCGGTACGGTTTCTCGTATCGGACGAGGCCGCCTATATCACGGGGCATGTGTTGCATGTGAACGGGGGAATGTTGATGCCCTGA
- the acpP gene encoding acyl carrier protein → MGTVEERVKKIIGEQLGVEEDEVTLEASFVEDLGADSLDTVELVMALEEEFGIEIPDEDAEKILTVGKALDYIKEKA, encoded by the coding sequence ATGGGTACTGTAGAAGAACGGGTCAAGAAAATTATCGGCGAGCAGCTTGGAGTGGAGGAGGACGAGGTGACGCTTGAGGCCAGCTTCGTGGAAGACCTCGGTGCCGACTCGCTCGATACCGTCGAGCTGGTGATGGCGCTTGAAGAAGAATTCGGGATCGAGATCCCCGACGAAGACGCAGAAAAGATCCTGACGGTCGGGAAAGCCTTGGACTACATCAAGGAAAAGGCCTAA
- the fabF gene encoding beta-ketoacyl-ACP synthase II codes for MTVRSTRRIVVTGLGLITPLGTGVDKTWKAICAGESGIGRITKFDPAAYDAQIAGEVKDFDPAQFIEKKEIKKMDAFIHYAVGAAQLAVDDASFTVAPEEATRVGVYIGSGIGGLGSIEHYHKILQEKGPGRVSPFFIPMTIINLASGQVAIRLGAKGPNSCAVTACATGNHCIGDAFRLIQAGDADVMIAGGAEAAITPLGVAGFAASKALSFRNDAPTKASRPFDKDRDGFVLGEGAGVVVLEELEHARRRGVRIYAELIGYAMNSDAYHITAPSEEGEGAVRCMELALKDAGIGKDQVGYINAHGTSTMADAIETKAIKQVFGERAYQIPVSSTKSMTGHLLGAAGGIEAVFSVLALHHGILPPTINLDHPDPACDLDYIPHKARPAAVTVALSNSFGFGGVNACLLFKKPDA; via the coding sequence ATGACTGTTCGTTCGACTAGGCGAATCGTCGTCACCGGTTTGGGGCTGATCACGCCTCTGGGGACCGGTGTTGACAAAACCTGGAAGGCGATTTGTGCCGGTGAATCCGGCATAGGCCGGATCACCAAATTCGATCCCGCCGCGTACGATGCCCAGATTGCCGGGGAAGTAAAGGATTTCGATCCCGCGCAGTTCATCGAGAAGAAAGAAATCAAAAAAATGGATGCGTTCATCCATTATGCCGTGGGTGCTGCCCAGCTGGCGGTGGATGATGCTTCGTTCACCGTGGCGCCAGAAGAGGCCACGCGAGTCGGCGTCTATATCGGATCGGGCATCGGGGGGCTGGGATCGATCGAGCATTACCACAAGATCTTGCAGGAAAAAGGCCCCGGGCGAGTCTCGCCATTTTTCATTCCGATGACCATCATTAACCTGGCTTCTGGACAGGTGGCGATCAGACTGGGTGCCAAGGGGCCGAACTCTTGTGCCGTGACGGCTTGTGCGACGGGCAACCATTGTATCGGCGACGCATTTCGACTGATTCAGGCCGGTGATGCCGATGTCATGATTGCCGGCGGGGCCGAAGCCGCCATTACCCCGTTGGGGGTCGCAGGGTTTGCGGCGTCGAAAGCCTTGTCGTTTCGCAACGATGCCCCGACGAAAGCGAGCCGGCCGTTCGACAAAGATCGCGATGGGTTCGTGCTCGGCGAAGGCGCTGGGGTCGTGGTCTTGGAGGAACTGGAGCATGCACGCCGTCGCGGAGTTCGGATCTATGCCGAACTCATCGGTTATGCCATGAACAGCGACGCCTACCATATTACCGCTCCGTCCGAAGAGGGAGAAGGCGCAGTTCGCTGTATGGAGCTGGCGCTCAAGGATGCCGGTATCGGCAAGGACCAGGTCGGGTATATCAACGCGCATGGGACGTCGACGATGGCGGATGCCATCGAGACCAAGGCCATCAAGCAGGTATTCGGTGAACGGGCCTATCAGATTCCGGTGAGTTCGACCAAGTCGATGACCGGCCATTTACTCGGGGCCGCTGGTGGCATTGAGGCAGTATTCAGCGTGCTGGCGCTTCACCACGGGATCCTGCCTCCGACGATCAACTTGGATCATCCCGATCCTGCATGCGATCTGGACTATATCCCTCACAAGGCCAGACCGGCTGCCGTGACAGTCGCGCTGTCGAATTCGTTTGGATTCGGCGGGGTTAACGCCTGTCTGCTCTTTAAAAAGCCGGACGCCTAA